The proteins below come from a single Prochlorococcus marinus CUG1415 genomic window:
- a CDS encoding aminotransferase class I/II-fold pyridoxal phosphate-dependent enzyme, translating into MSISSFLTKKFLKSLFFPAHNRGAALPKKLVKLLKKQPGYWDLPELPEIGSPLSQSGLIAKTQREFSQKFGAKGCFFGVNGASGLIQSAVIAMANPGETILMPRNVHISVIKICAMQNIQPIFFDLDFSSENGHYQPITKNWLENVFKKINFNEKKIVGVILVSPSYQGYAGDLEPLINLCHQKKLPVLVDEAHGSYFLFCENLNLPKSALISNADLVVHSLHKSLNGLTQTAALWYKGNLVNEQNLIKSINLLQTTSPSSLLLSSCEESIKDWLNKKNLSKYQKRILEAKSIYKKLIQKNIPLIETQDPLKIVLNTSKVGIDGFTADKFFYKNGLIAELPEMMTLTFCLGFANQKDFLNLFLKLWNKLLLNSKKIDTFKVLQSPFNLVEAPEIEIGIAWRSETRSIPFSQSLNKISGDIICPYPPGIPLLIPGEKIDIDRFNWINNQSLCNKDLLNFNIRVIKT; encoded by the coding sequence ATGAGCATTTCTTCTTTTCTAACTAAAAAGTTTTTAAAGTCACTTTTCTTTCCCGCTCATAACAGAGGAGCAGCTTTACCAAAGAAATTAGTGAAATTATTAAAAAAACAACCTGGGTATTGGGACTTACCGGAACTACCAGAGATAGGGTCACCATTATCCCAAAGCGGATTAATTGCCAAAACTCAAAGAGAATTCTCTCAGAAATTTGGTGCGAAAGGATGTTTTTTTGGAGTTAATGGAGCCTCTGGATTAATACAATCAGCTGTAATTGCGATGGCAAATCCTGGCGAAACTATCCTGATGCCTAGAAATGTCCATATAAGTGTTATAAAAATCTGTGCGATGCAGAACATACAACCAATATTCTTTGACTTAGATTTTTCATCAGAAAACGGTCATTACCAACCAATCACAAAAAACTGGTTGGAAAATGTATTTAAAAAAATAAATTTTAATGAGAAGAAAATTGTAGGTGTAATTCTTGTAAGTCCCTCTTATCAGGGGTACGCGGGAGATTTGGAGCCTTTAATAAATCTTTGTCATCAAAAAAAGTTACCTGTTTTGGTTGATGAAGCCCATGGTTCTTATTTCCTGTTTTGTGAAAACCTTAACCTACCAAAATCTGCTTTAATATCAAACGCTGATTTAGTCGTTCACTCATTGCATAAGTCGCTAAATGGTTTAACTCAAACTGCTGCACTCTGGTACAAAGGGAATCTAGTAAATGAGCAAAATTTAATCAAGAGTATTAATTTGTTGCAAACTACTAGTCCAAGTTCCTTATTACTTTCTTCTTGTGAAGAGTCTATTAAAGACTGGCTTAATAAAAAAAATTTATCAAAATATCAAAAAAGAATTTTAGAGGCAAAAAGTATCTACAAAAAATTAATCCAAAAGAATATTCCTCTCATAGAAACCCAAGACCCCTTAAAAATAGTATTGAATACCTCTAAGGTTGGAATTGATGGTTTCACTGCTGATAAATTTTTTTATAAAAATGGTCTTATTGCTGAATTACCAGAAATGATGACCCTAACTTTTTGCTTAGGGTTTGCGAATCAAAAAGATTTTCTTAATTTATTTCTAAAGTTGTGGAATAAATTACTATTAAATTCAAAAAAAATAGACACTTTTAAAGTACTCCAATCACCCTTTAATTTAGTTGAAGCCCCCGAAATTGAAATTGGAATTGCTTGGAGAAGTGAGACTCGGAGTATTCCTTTTTCTCAATCATTAAATAAAATATCCGGAGATATTATTTGCCCTTATCCTCCTGGAATACCTCTACTAATTCCTGGAGAAAAAATTGATATCGATAGATTTAATTGGATAAACAATCAAAGTTTATGCAACAAAGATCTGTTAAATTTTAATATAAGAGTAATAAAAACATAG
- a CDS encoding helix-turn-helix domain-containing protein, translating into MNILKNLFLFNKKNKNNKDLNYGVVDHYGDLAKLVKEARIQQKLTLQELSIISKIPELTLNSIENNDKNIRPKDPFIRSILIKLEECLILKKNTLVKLSIREKETFKKEKNNFIISKFDLINTWQGSLLYFFILVLTIFVIKRYFVLNVNVIEIQNIENKIIEK; encoded by the coding sequence ATTAATATTTTGAAAAATCTTTTTTTATTTAATAAAAAAAATAAAAATAATAAAGACTTGAATTATGGAGTTGTTGATCATTATGGAGATCTTGCGAAGTTAGTCAAAGAAGCAAGAATCCAACAAAAACTTACATTACAAGAATTGTCAATTATTTCAAAAATTCCTGAACTAACATTAAATTCTATTGAAAATAATGATAAAAATATAAGACCAAAGGATCCCTTTATACGATCCATATTAATTAAGTTAGAGGAATGCTTAATATTAAAAAAAAATACGTTAGTAAAATTATCTATTAGAGAAAAAGAAACTTTTAAGAAAGAAAAAAATAATTTTATTATCAGCAAATTTGATCTTATAAATACTTGGCAGGGAAGTCTTTTGTATTTTTTTATATTAGTTCTAACTATATTTGTAATAAAGAGATATTTTGTTTTAAATGTAAATGTTATAGAGATTCAAAATATTGAAAATAAAATCATTGAAAAATAA
- a CDS encoding phosphatidate cytidylyltransferase: protein MRVRSGLLIGIFGLIVVLLGGWFFTLATALLTYLALLEFFRMAEFKGIKPATKTTLFSSLVIIISTYLETIGLIEGEISNSILPICSVVICTWLLLQPKPGTISDIAASVFGLFYLGFLPSYWIKLRGLESVIISSNQGFISFENLSNTSGLHLTLTSCFLIVASDIGSYFVGKSFGKKALSPISPSKTIEGLIGGISSSILLAIFFAFLLNWENPLLVGILYGILISLMALVGDLIESMMKRDAKIKDSGTFLPGHGGILDRIDSYIFTPSVLYYIFIILKFLN, encoded by the coding sequence ATGAGAGTGAGAAGCGGATTACTTATAGGAATATTTGGTTTAATTGTTGTTTTGTTAGGAGGATGGTTTTTTACATTAGCAACAGCCTTGCTTACTTATCTAGCATTATTAGAATTTTTTAGGATGGCTGAATTTAAAGGAATAAAACCAGCTACTAAAACCACATTATTTTCATCTTTAGTTATTATAATTTCTACTTATCTTGAGACCATAGGTTTGATTGAAGGAGAAATATCAAATTCAATTTTGCCTATCTGTTCAGTTGTAATATGCACTTGGTTACTTTTGCAACCAAAGCCTGGAACAATTTCCGATATTGCAGCTTCTGTTTTTGGTTTATTCTATTTAGGTTTTTTACCTAGTTACTGGATTAAGTTAAGAGGATTAGAGTCAGTGATAATAAGTTCAAATCAAGGTTTTATTTCGTTTGAAAACTTATCTAATACTTCAGGTCTTCATTTAACTTTAACCTCTTGTTTTTTAATTGTCGCTAGTGATATTGGTTCATATTTCGTTGGTAAGTCATTTGGTAAAAAAGCTCTTTCTCCAATATCTCCGAGCAAAACAATAGAAGGTTTAATTGGAGGAATATCCTCTTCAATTTTATTAGCGATATTTTTCGCATTTTTACTTAATTGGGAAAATCCATTATTAGTTGGAATTTTATATGGAATTTTAATTTCTCTTATGGCATTAGTTGGAGATTTAATTGAATCAATGATGAAGAGAGATGCAAAAATAAAAGATTCGGGAACTTTTTTACCAGGACATGGAGGTATTCTTGATAGAATTGATAGCTACATTTTTACTCCATCTGTTTTGTATTACATTTTTATAATTCTCAAGTTTCTAAATTAA
- a CDS encoding ABC1 kinase family protein, with translation MTRSYSQYSAKGDLIWLVLRPWIFIPRVLYILLTFIFLFLRILFQGNSKNKNVQKNLSKYLFDVITDLGPCFIKLGQALSTRPDLVRQDWLTELTNLQDNLPAFDHKIALKIIEEELGAPPNELFDEFPESPIASASLGQVYKTKTKNNTYVAVKVQRPNLYFLIRRDVVILRFLATFLSPFLPLNIGVGIGEIIDEFGKALFDEIDYEKEGENALKFANLFKDNPNVFIPKLEKQFSSKRIITTSWIDGVKLRDRALLEENNLVPSSFIKTCVISGLQQLFEYGYFHADPHPGNMFALKGGNADYGNLAYVDFGMMDTITNSDRLTLIKAIVHIINDEYYLLAKDFQKLGFLTKEQDLQKLVEPLKEILGGSFGAEVGNFNLKNVTDKFSKLMYSYPFRVPSRFALIIRAVVSQEGLALRLDPEFKILKIAYPYIAKKLLTDNSEEILEILLEVVFDKKGRIQIEKVESLLNILFKDSENINSDIIPVANAGLKLIVSNKGSEVRKSLLLSLIKDDKLEFNDAKKLLALIRDTFSPLNIAKSAVQNIISTV, from the coding sequence ATGACAAGGTCTTATTCACAATACTCAGCAAAAGGTGACTTAATTTGGTTGGTTTTGAGACCATGGATCTTTATCCCAAGAGTTTTATATATCCTTTTAACTTTTATTTTTCTTTTTTTAAGAATACTTTTTCAAGGTAACAGTAAAAATAAAAATGTACAAAAAAATCTCTCAAAATATCTTTTTGATGTAATAACAGATTTAGGACCTTGTTTTATAAAATTGGGTCAGGCACTTTCAACTAGACCGGATCTTGTTAGACAAGATTGGCTGACAGAACTTACCAACTTACAGGATAATCTTCCAGCATTTGATCATAAAATTGCTTTAAAAATTATTGAAGAGGAACTAGGAGCGCCACCTAATGAATTATTTGATGAGTTCCCTGAGAGTCCTATTGCATCAGCAAGCTTAGGTCAGGTTTACAAAACAAAAACAAAAAATAATACTTATGTAGCTGTAAAAGTACAAAGGCCAAATCTGTACTTTCTTATAAGAAGAGATGTTGTGATATTAAGGTTCTTAGCCACTTTTTTGTCACCATTCCTACCATTAAATATTGGTGTTGGAATTGGAGAAATAATAGATGAATTCGGCAAGGCACTTTTTGATGAAATTGACTATGAAAAAGAGGGTGAAAATGCTTTAAAGTTTGCAAATTTATTCAAAGATAACCCAAATGTTTTTATCCCTAAATTGGAAAAACAGTTTTCATCAAAGAGAATTATTACAACCTCTTGGATTGATGGAGTCAAGTTAAGAGATAGGGCTTTATTGGAGGAAAATAACTTAGTACCTTCCTCTTTTATAAAAACTTGTGTAATAAGTGGTCTTCAGCAATTATTTGAATATGGATATTTTCATGCTGACCCACACCCTGGGAATATGTTTGCACTTAAAGGTGGAAATGCAGATTATGGAAATTTAGCTTATGTAGATTTTGGAATGATGGATACTATTACAAATTCAGATAGACTCACTCTCATTAAGGCTATTGTTCACATAATAAATGATGAATATTATCTTCTCGCAAAAGATTTTCAGAAATTAGGTTTTTTAACTAAAGAACAAGATCTTCAAAAACTTGTTGAACCATTAAAAGAAATTCTAGGCGGATCTTTTGGCGCTGAAGTCGGAAACTTTAATCTTAAAAATGTAACTGATAAATTCTCAAAACTAATGTATTCATATCCATTTAGAGTGCCTAGTAGGTTTGCATTAATAATAAGAGCAGTTGTTAGTCAAGAGGGTTTAGCACTAAGACTAGATCCTGAATTTAAAATTTTAAAGATCGCATATCCTTATATAGCCAAAAAATTACTTACCGATAATTCTGAGGAGATTTTAGAAATTCTTTTGGAAGTTGTGTTTGATAAAAAAGGTCGAATTCAAATAGAAAAGGTAGAAAGTTTATTAAATATATTATTTAAAGATTCTGAAAATATTAATTCAGACATCATACCGGTTGCAAATGCCGGATTAAAGTTAATTGTCAGTAATAAAGGATCCGAAGTTCGGAAAAGTCTTCTTTTAAGCCTTATCAAAGATGATAAACTAGAATTTAATGATGCAAAAAAACTCTTGGCTTTAATTAGAGATACATTTAGCCCTTTGAATATTGCAAAAAGTGCAGTTCAAAATATTATATCTACAGTTTAG